A genomic stretch from Telopea speciosissima isolate NSW1024214 ecotype Mountain lineage chromosome 7, Tspe_v1, whole genome shotgun sequence includes:
- the LOC122669687 gene encoding 4-hydroxy-tetrahydrodipicolinate synthase, chloroplastic-like, producing MCSLKSYNVCLRESTLQLPTFINTSNRKRRNVRWCSPQAAILHGFHLPMRSLEVKNRTSVEEIRSLQLITAIKTPYLPDGRFDLEAYDALMHMQILNGAQGVIVGGTTGEGHLMSWDEHIMLIGHTVNCFGGSIKVIGNTGSNSTREAIHATEQGFAVGMHAALHINPYYGKTSMEGMVAHFEAVLPMGPTIIYNVPSRTGQDIPPRVIHTIAQSTNMAGVKECMGNDRIKEYTDNGIVTWSGNDDQCHDARWGYSATGVVSVVSNLVPGLMRKLMSEGLNSTLNAKLMPLIEWLFREVNPIGLNTTLAQLGMMRPVFRLPYVPLPLARRVEFVNIVKELGRENFVGDKDVQVLDDDQFVLVGRY from the exons ATGTGTTCGTTGAAGAGCTATAATGTTTGTTTAAGAGAGTCAACCTTACAGCTTCCCACTTTCATAAACACTAGTAACCGTAAGag GAGGAATGTAAGATGGTGTTCTCCACAAGCAGCCATTCTCCATGGTTTCCATCTTCCAATGCGCAGTCTTGAGGTTAAAAATAG GACATCGGTAGAGGAGATAAGGTCACTTCAATTAATCACTGCCATTAAGACCCCATATCTACCTGATGGCAGATTTGACCTTGAAGCTTATGATGCCTTGATGCATATGCAGATTTTAAATGGTGCTCAAGGCGTGATAGTGGGCGGCACAACAGGTGAAGGGCATCTCATGAGCTGGGATGAACACATCATGCTCATTGGACACACAGTTAATTGTTTTGGTGGATCGATAAAGGTGATTGGTAACACTGGAAGCAACTCAACAAGAGAAGCAATCCATGCCACCGAACAGGGTTTTGCTGTTGGGATGCATGCTGCCCTTCACATCAATCCTTATTATGGAAAGACATCCATGGAAGGTATGGTTGCTCATTTTGAGGCCGTTCTTCCTATGGGGCCTACGATTATCTACAATGTTCCATCTAGGACTGGTCAAGATATTCCTCCTCGGGTAATCCACACCATTGCACAAAGTACTAATATGGCTGGTGTTAAGGAATGCATGGGAAACGATAGAATCAAAGAGTACACAGATAATGGCATTGTGACATGGAGTGGCAACGATGATCAGTGTCATGATGCAAGATGGGGCTATTCAGCCACCGGAGTGGTATCTGTTGTTAGCAACTTGGTTCCAGGATTGATGCGAAAGCTAATGTCTGAGGGCCTGAACTCCACGCTGAATGCAAAGCTCATGCCTTTGATTGAGTGGTTGTTTCGTGAAGTTAATCCCATTGGCCTGAATACAACCCTAGCCCAACTTGGCATGATGAGGCCCGTCTTTCGGCTCCCTTATGTACCTCTTCCCCTAGCAAGAAGGGTGGAATTTGTGAATATAGTGAAGGAACTTGGACGTGAGAATTTTGTAGGCGATAAAGACGTACAAGTTCTTGATGATGATCAATTTGTCTTGGTGGGTCGGTATTAA
- the LOC122669304 gene encoding putative RING-H2 finger protein ATL69 — translation MSSANPPETTNGANLGYGIAIAVGILVLISTIMLASYVCVRVKASGSDGGSDGGIDSATNGHQTLPEPTVVMVGLDKPIIESYPKLILGESKRLPRPNNDICSICLSEYLPKETIRYLPDCKHCFHADCIDEWLRMSATCPICRNSPVPSVVPTPVATPLSELVPLAFHAR, via the coding sequence aTGTCCTCTGCAAATCCACCTGAGACAACCAATGGTGCCAACCTAGGCTACGGAATCGCCATCGCCGTTGGAATTCTCGTCCTCATCTCCACCATAATGCTCGCCTCTTACGTCTGCGTCAGAGTCAAAGCCAGCGGCAGCGATGGTGGTAGCGACGGTGGTATTGACTCAGCCACCAATGGCCACCAAACCTTGCCGGAGCCGACGGTTGTGATGGTGGGCCTTGACAAGCCCATCATAGAGTCTTACCCAAAGTTGATATTAGGTGAGAGCAAGAGACTACCCAGGCCCAACAACGACATATGTTCCATATGCTTGTCGGAGTACCTTCCAAAGGAAACCATCCGATACCTACCGGACTGCAAGCATTGCTTCCATGCCGACTGCATCGATGAGTGGCTTCGAATGAGTGCCACGTGTCCCATCTGTCGTAACTCTCCGGTTCCGTCTGTGGTTCCTACGCCGGTTGCCACTCCTCTGTCGGAGCTTGTTCCACTGGCCTTTCACGCTAGGTGA
- the LOC122669426 gene encoding uncharacterized protein LOC122669426, with amino-acid sequence MRSIGAKYMREQVNMSLCMDAIFYRELQVEILGHSRACILDLHATAPMIDDPNREGSVNPVRSQVIIFHCSSEVGKEKSIKVLYMAHRGRPSCCSLHLSDRILLIGMVFLLLTVNPCSESENVFDP; translated from the exons ATGAGATCTATAGGTGCTAAATACATGAGAGAACAAGTGAACATGAGCCTTTGCATGGATGCCATCTTCTACAGAGAACTGCAG GTGGAGATACTTGGCCATTCCAGGGCTTGCATACTTGATCTCCATGCTACAGCTCCCATGATCGATGATCCAAACAGAGAAGGCTCTGTCAATCCAGTCAGAAGTCAGGTGATAATTTTTCATTGTTCAAGTGAAGTGGGGAAAGAAAAAAGCATAAAGGTTCTTTACATGGCCCATAGAGGAAGGCCCTCGTGTTGTAGTCTGCACCTTAGTGACAGAATCCTTCTCATAGGGATGGTGTTTCTGCTCTTAACCGTGAATCCATGTTCTGAAAGTGAGAATGTGTTTGATCCTTGA
- the LOC122667153 gene encoding protein FLX-like 3: protein MSGRSRMPRHVPEGPYARPVPRPPHPALLEEELEMQHMDIRRLLADNRRLAEDRLAMQQELGVAKEELHRRNIAIADIHAKKEAHSRELIERGLKLEADLRATEPLRNEAIQLHSELKKLNALRQDLAGQVQTLKQDLARSQADNQQIPHLRAEIDGLHQELMHARSAFEYEKKANVELVEQRQAMENNLVSMAREVEKLRADLASADVRPWGAGGSYGIKLGSPEGGYPASYGDGYGLQTGVTDKAPLYGVGSGAWGAFEKPRLGRR from the exons ATGTCAGGAAGGAGTCGTATGCCACGTCACGTTCCTGAAGGTCCGTATGCTCGTCCTGTTCCGCGACCACCCCATCCTGCATTGTTAGAGGAAGAACTAGAGATGCAGCATATGGACATTCGAAGGCTTTTGGCTGACAACCGTAGGCTTGCTGAAGATCGCTTGGCAATGCAGCAGGAGCTTGGTGTTGCAAAGGAGGAGTTGCATCGCAGGAACATTGCCATTGCAGACATCCATGCTAAGAAAGAAGCACATTCAAGGGAGTTAATTGAGAGGGGCTTGAAGTTGGAAGCTGATCTTCGGGCAACTGAACCTTTGAGGAATGAGGCTATTCAGCTTCATTCAGAGCTTAAAAAATTGAATGCCCTGAGGCAAGATTTGGCTGGACAAGTTCAGACCCTTAAGCAGGACTTGGCAAGGTCGCAAGCTGATAATCAACAAATTCCACACTTGAGAGCAGAGATTGATGGCCTGCACCAGGAGCTTATGCATGCTAG GAGTGCGTTTGAGTATGAGAAGAAGGCAAATGTTGAACTTGTGGAACAGAGACAGGCCATGGAGAACAACTTGGTTTCCATGGCTCGTGAAGTTGAAAAGCTACGTGCAGACCTTGCAAGTGCAGATGTTAGACCTTGGGGTGCTG GTGGTTCTTATGGAATCAAACTTGGTAGTCCTGAAGGGGGCTACCCTGCTTCCTATGGGGATGGATACGGGCTTCAGACG GGTGTCACTGACAAGGCCCCTCTCTATGGTGTTGGATCTGGTGCATGGGGAGCATTTGAAAAGCCTCGTCTTGGGCGTCGCTGA